The Lampris incognitus isolate fLamInc1 chromosome 15, fLamInc1.hap2, whole genome shotgun sequence genomic interval CGCAGTGGCCAGTGTCAGTCCTGTCACTCCTCCTGCAATGACACCTGCAAGACATTGAGGACCGATGCAACTTTTCTTGAAAAACTTGAACAGTGTCTCACTTTTAAAAACCTATTACCAAGTATTGCCCAATACCTGCAAGGACTTCTTTGTTCTGCAGAAAGCTCTTGGTTTTTGCACCTATGGTTGAGCCAAAGTCATTGCCTCCCCAAGGTGGGACGTCAAAGCTCATGCCTGAATCATCCTGAAAGACATTTCACAACTTGATTTCTGCAAATACTATAATGCCGTTAATATTATAAAGGTAGAGCTACAGTAAGCCTCCTGAAAGAAAGTCATATCATGCACCTACGTTATTCCTGGCACCACCCTTTGCTTTTGCTGCATTGAGTCTGTCTTCACCATTGCTCTGGGGGATATTCTTGATTTTTCCTATTTCATTTTCTGTCTTTGCAGTGAATCTTTCAGAAGAACTGCTGCCTTATGGAGAGGATGAAACATCAGGCATTTAGTTTCAGAGATAACTGACAAAACTGATGAATGGGATGAAAGGTTGACCATAACAGAAATTTGGTGAACGTAAAATCATTTACCTTGTTCTGACCAGTCTCCTGAACCAGATCCTGAACTGTCCAGCTCATATCCCAATTCATCAAAGTCCTCCGCAGTTCTAGAGAACTGATAATAAGAGACCATGTGTAAGAATATGGCACGAGGAACACCACAGCACAACCAGGGCTGGATTGCCATCAGACTCTGAGGCAAACAAGTTCAGTATGCCCCCCTTTGCTCATCAGCCACCCCCACTCTACCCAGCAAAACCTAATCTGTCAGTTTTTTTAAATTCcgttttgatattctaatttgtTTTGAGGGCTCCAAATCAATTACACTCCAGTTTTTCTGTTACACATAAAGAAAAACATAGCGCCTTTTGTTAATCACTATAGTAGTCACCTCAAACACCAGCATGCACATTCTGCATGCAGTCTCTCGATATTTGGTTTAAAATGAAGCACAAAAAGTGTTTTCAGAATTTACAACATTTAGTTTGGAATTCATTTGAGGGACACGACATTGACTGAGTAGCAAAACGTTAAAATGCTGGTAAATCTGTTATACTTGTAGACTTATCCTCACTCTTCAATGTTATTGGCTGTTATTGGCTTATTTAAATGACATGGCATCTTGTGTCTCTACACAAGTATCCAACACCGTTTCATTTAAATGTAATATTGCAGCTGCATGTGCAAATACCAGGAGGCTTTGCCAGTAGGCTAACTAACCTTTTAGATTAAATACAGAGTTAAAGTATTTGATGATaaggcgctatacaaataaacttgccatgCTTTGCCTAGAGGAAAATACAGTTTTAGGTTAAGATAATGCATTTatgatgtcttctcctggatcgccaccttgtcatggtggagaagcttgtgtgtaccaatgatcccaagagccatgccattcggagcttggctcctggcagggtcacgcaaggcggataggtcaagggggaggttaaaaaacgaagcgcaatccaacaaagacctcaacggaggAATTGGTGGAAGATGTCCCCAGGTCCCAAtgacagtgaaggtggatgaaggctgcaacagagggtggtccccaatcgtctatGTTCTCCATgcaattggactctggccaccccctcccAAGGACCAcgcggtggctgcaggagcatcagccactccatgtaaaaagctgtcacgtgcaggcgtcctcccattatgtggctcctcCAGGAGCTGCCTCTGTGCCcacccgaggcaaatttgtaatttagggctatacaaataaaattgacttgacttgaggacCCAGAGGGGGGACAGTCGTATTCGACCCCgaatgaccgccgatgatgatttaTGATGTGTTGTGCAGTTGTAGTTTCGCATCAAAAGAATTCTGTGTTTATGGGAAATATACTGTTTGGCAGTACAAGTCCAAAAAGGTGAAGTAAAATCGAATGCTACAATTTTGATGAGGGAACATTCTGGAAGTGCCTACTGGGAAACACTTGAATTGTTCACAAAAAACACCCACTCTCCTATACGGATCGTGAATCatatggccaaaaaaaaaaaactttgcaaaGAATGCTTCAGTTACTGTTTGACTGAATATTGGAAGTGAAAAAAATCAGTGAGCTATGTGACCTTTAGCCAGGTGTAGGCGAATTTCTGATGCCA includes:
- the LOC130125461 gene encoding syndecan-1-like; the protein is MKISVTIFTLLATEFIPPISTAFSRTAEDFDELGYELDSSGSGSGDWSEQGSSSSERFTAKTENEIGKIKNIPQSNGEDRLNAAKAKGGARNNDDSGMSFDVPPWGGNDFGSTIGAKTKSFLQNKEVLAGVIAGGVTGLTLATAVAAVIIYKWRWKDERTYTRGQQIFPNRVSYI